The following are encoded in a window of Syngnathoides biaculeatus isolate LvHL_M chromosome 3, ASM1980259v1, whole genome shotgun sequence genomic DNA:
- the LOC133497500 gene encoding relaxin-3 receptor 1-like translates to MDALLNESDALNRSAPGEETFRVDGADGSPFVRIFISVVYSVVCAVGLVGNLLVFYLMRLGQGRKKSAINFFIINLSVTDFLFVLTLPFWAVDTALDFSWPFGGAMCKVVLSVTVMNMYASVFFLTAMSVTRYLSVTSALKASAPRWSRWVKWVCAVLWLAATAATAPTAVFSAITVVAGEKLCLLKFPEGHDWLALYHIQKILVAFIIPLMIVSVNYLMLLRFIRRKSMCSGNRKRRSKVTKSVAIVVLSFFCCWMPNHAITFWGVLVKLNAVNWDRSYYMVHAYVFPVTVCLAHANSCLNPVLYCLTRPEIRKMLSTLFWRAPAQCAKTDNGCKTHSARTPDNVECTLSVVGRKGFSSAKIDPCHSQSQS, encoded by the coding sequence ATGGATGCTCTATTAAACGAGAGTGACGCATTGAACCGGAGCGCGCCTGGCGAGGAGACGTTCCGTGTCGATGGCGCGGACGGGAGTCCCTTCGTGAGGATCTTCATCTCCGTGGTCTACTCGGTGGTGTGCGCCGTGGGCTTGGTGGGGAACCTGCTCGTCTTCTACCTCATGCGGCTCGGGCAAGGTCGGAAGAAGTCGGCCATCAACTTTTTCATCATCAACCTGTCCGTGACCGACTTCCTGTTCGTGCTCACCCTGCCCTTCTGGGCGGTGGACACGGCGCTGGACTTCAGCTGGCCCTTCGGAGGCGCAATGTGCAAAGTGGTGCTGTCCGTCACGGTGATGAACATGTACGCCAGCGTCTTCTTCCTCACGGCCATGAGCGTCACCAGGTACTTGTCGGTCACTTCTGCGCTCAAGGCCTCCGCGCCCAGATGGTCGAGGTGGGTCAAGTGGGTGTGCGCCGTGCTGTGGTTGGCGGCAACTGCGGCCACGGCTCCCACGGCGGTCTTCTCTGCGATCACCGTGGTAGCCGGAGAAAAACTCTGCCTTCTGAAATTCCCGGAGGGACACGACTGGCTGGCCCTGTACCACATCCAAAAAATCCTCGTGGCTTTTATCATCCCTCTGATGATCGTCTCCGTCAACTACCTGATGCTCCTGCGCTTCATTCGACGCAAGAGCATGTGCTCCGGCAACCGGAAGAGGAGGTCCAAAGTTACCAAATCCGTGGCCATTGTCGTTTTATCCTTTTTCTGCTGCTGGATGCCAAACCACGCCATCACCTTCTGGGGCGTCTTGGTCAAATTGAACGCAGTCAACTGGGATCGTTCCTACTACATGGTGCACGCGTACGTCTTCCCGGTCACCGTGTGCTTGGCGCACGCCAACAGCTGTTTGAACCCGGTGCTGTACTGTCTCACGAGGCCGGAGATCAGAAAGATGCTCAGCACTTTGTTCTGGCGGGCCCCCGCTCAGTGCGCCAAAACCGACAATGGCTGCAAGACGCACTCAGCCCGGACTCCTGACAACGTCGAGTGCACTTTGTCTGTGGTCGGTCGCAAAGGATTTTCAAGCGCCAAAATCGATCCGTGTCATTCACAATCTCAAAGTTGA